In Pseudomonas sp. MM213, a genomic segment contains:
- a CDS encoding adenylyl-sulfate kinase, with the protein MIVSNFQAPSVDMNTSIGEVVWITGLSGAGKSTLAHELVARLRSDGHPVVMLDGDELRDVFGASAANAQNHGREGRLALAMQYAHLCRVIAAQGFTVVIATISLFREVHAWNRAHLPGYFEIYLKVPMEELRRRDPKGIYRRFDAGELHNVAGLDLSIDEPGAADWVVEFDPHRPLSMLTDDLLHHFYKRKLV; encoded by the coding sequence ATGATCGTGAGTAACTTCCAGGCTCCCAGTGTTGATATGAATACCTCTATTGGCGAGGTCGTGTGGATTACCGGTTTGTCGGGTGCCGGTAAATCAACGCTGGCCCATGAGCTTGTTGCCAGGCTTAGAAGCGATGGTCATCCGGTTGTCATGCTGGATGGAGATGAACTGCGTGATGTGTTTGGCGCAAGTGCGGCCAATGCGCAAAACCACGGGCGTGAAGGGCGGTTGGCGCTGGCCATGCAATACGCTCATTTATGCAGGGTCATAGCGGCGCAGGGGTTCACGGTGGTGATCGCCACGATTTCGCTGTTCCGCGAAGTTCATGCGTGGAACCGTGCCCACCTGCCTGGTTATTTCGAAATCTATTTGAAGGTGCCGATGGAGGAGCTGCGCCGTCGGGATCCCAAGGGCATCTATCGCCGGTTCGATGCGGGCGAGTTGCACAACGTCGCGGGGCTCGATTTGTCGATTGATGAACCGGGCGCGGCGGACTGGGTGGTGGAGTTCGACCCCCACCGCCCTCTATCTATGTTGACTGATGACTTACTGCACCATTTTTATAAAAGGAAGTTGGTATGA
- a CDS encoding class I SAM-dependent methyltransferase encodes MKTEWDYTTLADAYLKRPDYADAAIDAMLSIAGAEKGDKFCDVGAGVAHLTLMLAARGLDVVAVEPNDAMRANGIKRTADLTHVSWHEGTGEVTGQQSQAFDMVTFGSSFNVCDREQALKETARILKPRGWFACMWNHRHLDDPVQARIEAIIKERVQGYGYGTRREDQTAVIDASALFGPVVHLDARVIHEQTIEECLEAWRSHATLERQAGANFHEVISAIDDYLKGLGTASIQIPYSTNIWVAQLR; translated from the coding sequence ATGAAAACGGAATGGGATTACACCACACTGGCTGACGCTTACTTGAAGCGTCCTGACTACGCCGATGCTGCGATCGATGCAATGCTTTCGATTGCAGGCGCCGAGAAAGGCGACAAGTTCTGCGACGTTGGCGCCGGGGTTGCGCACCTGACCTTAATGTTGGCTGCGCGAGGCCTGGATGTTGTTGCGGTGGAACCTAATGATGCGATGCGAGCGAATGGCATCAAGCGTACCGCGGACCTGACTCATGTCAGTTGGCATGAAGGCACAGGCGAAGTAACAGGGCAGCAGTCGCAAGCCTTCGACATGGTCACTTTCGGCAGTTCCTTCAATGTCTGTGACCGTGAGCAGGCTCTCAAGGAAACCGCGCGCATTCTCAAGCCGCGAGGCTGGTTCGCCTGTATGTGGAATCATCGTCATCTTGATGATCCTGTCCAGGCCCGAATTGAAGCGATCATTAAAGAACGGGTTCAGGGTTACGGCTACGGTACTCGTCGTGAAGATCAAACTGCGGTGATTGATGCCAGTGCGCTATTCGGTCCTGTTGTTCATCTTGATGCGCGTGTCATTCACGAACAAACCATTGAAGAATGTCTGGAGGCGTGGCGTTCTCACGCAACGCTTGAGCGTCAGGCCGGTGCGAATTTCCATGAGGTAATTAGCGCAATCGATGACTATTTGAAGGGCCTGGGGACTGCCTCGATCCAGATTCCGTACTCAACCAATATCTGGGTTGCTCAGCTGAGATAA
- a CDS encoding PEP-utilizing enzyme has translation MALRFSTKAGTLAGLQERLTSARIAPLLSFTVRDWQMGRQACFRDIQGRLDAGPWIVRSSCLREDGVQASGAGAFLSVLDVNEAGLESAVEQVIASYGDANQADEVLIQPMLSNVVRSGVAFSHDPNTCAPYRVVNWTEGRDTASVTGGLGGRLWQQAAHSKVPPPPDMLPVVTLLEELLELFEGVPVDCEFAVTREAEGEVLWLLQARPLILPARPESETTQADRLENIQRKVARGMRPHPFLIGQRTVYGVMPDWNPAEIIGIRPKPLALSLYRDLVTDSIWAYQRHNYGYRNLRSFPLMPHFFGLPYIDVRLSFNSFIPADLDEGLAGRLVDHYIDRLLSEPTLHDKVEFEIVFSCYTLDLSQRLERLASAGFLEHELEAISSSLRKLTNRIVHPKDGLWRADANKLDTLNARREALLASNADPLERIYWLLEDAKRYGTLPFAGLARAGFVAVQMLKSLMTVGVLSQADYDCFMGGVSTVSGQLARDRATLDKATFLARYGHLRPGTYDILSPRYDEAPELYFDWTQRPSVPEPVQPFSLTLPQMREIVKQLESHGLQPDPVGLLDFMQAGIELRELAKFHFTRNLSDALALIAQVGAQHGISREDMAYCDISVFKELHVAAANTSDVLLRSIEQGKARHAETLKVSLPPVITRPEDVWSFEWPETAPNFITQKQVTAPVVGSDDREILAGAIVCIPNADPGFDWLFAYPIAGLITAWGGANSHMAIRAGELGLPAVIGAGEVLYRRWSAAQRLHLDCPGRCVEMLA, from the coding sequence ATGGCTCTGCGATTTTCCACCAAGGCCGGTACGCTTGCCGGCCTGCAAGAGCGGCTGACTTCGGCGCGCATTGCTCCGTTGCTGTCTTTCACCGTAAGGGATTGGCAAATGGGCCGGCAAGCCTGTTTTCGCGACATTCAGGGACGCTTGGACGCCGGCCCCTGGATCGTGCGCTCCAGTTGTCTGCGCGAAGATGGCGTACAAGCATCCGGTGCGGGGGCGTTTCTCTCTGTACTTGACGTCAATGAAGCAGGGTTGGAATCGGCGGTTGAACAGGTCATCGCCAGTTATGGCGATGCCAACCAGGCAGACGAAGTTCTGATTCAACCGATGTTGAGTAATGTCGTTCGGTCCGGCGTTGCCTTCTCCCACGACCCGAATACCTGTGCGCCCTATCGGGTGGTGAACTGGACGGAGGGCCGTGACACCGCCTCTGTCACTGGCGGTCTGGGTGGCCGGCTTTGGCAGCAGGCGGCCCACAGCAAAGTGCCGCCACCGCCAGATATGCTGCCCGTCGTGACCTTGCTCGAAGAGTTGTTGGAGTTGTTCGAGGGGGTGCCGGTCGACTGTGAGTTCGCTGTCACGCGGGAGGCTGAAGGCGAGGTGTTGTGGTTATTGCAAGCCCGACCACTGATTTTGCCAGCACGCCCGGAATCCGAAACAACTCAAGCCGATCGGCTGGAAAATATTCAACGCAAGGTGGCGCGGGGCATGCGACCGCACCCGTTCCTGATCGGCCAGCGTACCGTTTATGGTGTGATGCCGGACTGGAACCCGGCCGAAATTATCGGTATCCGTCCCAAACCACTGGCGCTTTCGCTTTACCGGGATTTGGTGACTGACTCGATCTGGGCCTATCAGCGCCATAACTACGGCTACCGCAACTTGCGCAGCTTTCCGCTGATGCCGCATTTTTTCGGGCTGCCGTACATCGATGTTCGATTGTCTTTCAACTCGTTCATCCCGGCAGACCTGGATGAGGGGTTGGCGGGGCGTCTGGTCGATCACTATATCGATCGGCTGCTGTCCGAGCCGACGCTGCACGACAAAGTGGAGTTCGAGATTGTGTTCTCGTGCTACACACTGGATTTGTCGCAGCGACTGGAGCGCCTGGCCAGTGCCGGTTTCCTGGAGCATGAACTGGAGGCCATCAGCAGCAGTTTGCGCAAGTTGACCAACCGCATCGTCCATCCCAAGGATGGCTTGTGGCGCGCTGATGCCAACAAACTCGATACGCTGAATGCGCGACGTGAGGCATTGCTGGCCTCCAACGCCGACCCTCTGGAGCGGATTTACTGGCTGTTGGAGGATGCCAAACGCTACGGGACCCTGCCATTCGCCGGTCTGGCCCGCGCCGGCTTCGTCGCGGTGCAGATGCTCAAATCCCTGATGACGGTGGGCGTGCTCTCGCAGGCTGACTACGATTGTTTCATGGGTGGGGTGTCGACTGTCAGCGGCCAGTTGGCGCGTGACCGCGCGACATTGGACAAGGCGACGTTCCTCGCGCGCTACGGCCACTTGCGCCCGGGCACCTACGACATCCTTTCGCCTCGCTACGATGAAGCGCCGGAACTTTACTTTGACTGGACTCAGCGCCCGTCCGTCCCGGAGCCCGTACAACCGTTTTCGCTGACCCTTCCACAAATGCGCGAAATCGTGAAGCAACTGGAGTCACACGGCTTGCAGCCCGACCCCGTCGGCTTGCTGGACTTCATGCAAGCAGGAATCGAGCTGCGCGAGCTGGCCAAGTTCCACTTCACCCGCAATCTCTCGGATGCCCTGGCATTGATCGCGCAAGTGGGGGCGCAGCACGGCATCAGCCGTGAAGACATGGCCTATTGCGACATCAGTGTCTTCAAGGAACTGCACGTTGCGGCAGCCAACACGAGCGATGTGCTGTTGCGCAGCATTGAGCAGGGCAAGGCCCGCCACGCAGAGACACTAAAGGTATCGTTACCGCCGGTGATCACCCGGCCTGAGGATGTCTGGTCTTTCGAATGGCCGGAAACAGCCCCCAACTTCATCACCCAGAAGCAGGTGACTGCCCCCGTGGTGGGCAGTGACGACCGAGAAATACTCGCCGGCGCGATTGTCTGCATTCCCAACGCGGACCCCGGGTTCGACTGGTTGTTTGCCTACCCGATTGCCGGGCTGATAACGGCTTGGGGCGGCGCGAACTCGCACATGGCGATTCGTGCAGGAGAACTTGGCTTGCCGGCAGTGATCGGTGCCGGCGAAGTCCTCTATCGGCGCTGGTCGGCGGCTCAACGCTTGCACCTGGATTGCCCGGGGCGCTGCGTGGAGATGCTGGCATGA
- a CDS encoding gamma-glutamyl-gamma-aminobutyrate hydrolase family protein (Members of this family of hydrolases with an active site Cys residue belong to MEROPS family C26.): MKVVALSQRVDVFPERGESRDAIDQRLISFLLDAGFLPVPVPNGLCLQTADGRLTQDALHDWLHTVSPQAIVLSGGNDIGQCPARDLTEGRLLAHARSLCLPVLGICRGMQMIAHWSGGELKAVNGHVRTRHELSGKIVAEVNSYHGFSLAACPEGFEVLACSGDGEIEAIRHRNLPWEGWMWHPEREDVWAAHDVHRLKQLFG; encoded by the coding sequence ATGAAAGTCGTTGCCCTCAGCCAGCGTGTGGACGTATTTCCCGAGCGTGGTGAAAGCCGCGATGCAATTGACCAGCGTCTGATCAGCTTTCTACTGGATGCCGGCTTTTTGCCGGTGCCGGTACCCAACGGGTTGTGTCTGCAAACCGCTGACGGACGGCTGACTCAGGACGCCCTGCATGACTGGCTGCACACGGTATCGCCACAAGCCATTGTGCTTTCGGGGGGAAATGACATCGGCCAGTGTCCGGCGCGCGATCTGACTGAAGGCAGATTGCTTGCCCATGCACGATCCCTCTGCCTGCCCGTGCTTGGAATTTGCCGGGGCATGCAGATGATTGCGCACTGGTCGGGCGGCGAGCTGAAAGCGGTGAACGGTCATGTGCGAACCCGGCATGAACTGTCAGGAAAAATCGTTGCCGAGGTGAACAGTTATCACGGTTTTTCGCTTGCCGCTTGCCCGGAAGGTTTTGAGGTCCTGGCGTGCAGTGGGGATGGGGAAATTGAAGCCATCCGGCACCGCAACCTCCCTTGGGAGGGCTGGATGTGGCATCCGGAGCGAGAGGACGTCTGGGCTGCGCACGACGTTCATCGACTGAAGCAATTGTTCGGTTAA
- a CDS encoding phosphocholine cytidylyltransferase family protein, whose amino-acid sequence MKAIILAAGRGSRMKSLTDERPKCMVELRGKTLLEWQLLALRGAGISEIAIVTGYKREVLADQGLIEFHNPRWAHTNMVSSLACAEAWLQDAPCIVSYSDIFYSPAAVQSLMTCKASLAVTYDPNWLALWTQRFGDPLLDAETFRLASTGTLTEIGNKPTSVDDVQGQYMGLLRFTPEGWAEVVRLRQALTPEQRDKVHMTNTLQHVIDAGRVPIHAVAYTGEWGEVDSSEDLFVYQ is encoded by the coding sequence GTGAAAGCCATTATTCTGGCTGCCGGACGTGGCAGCCGCATGAAAAGTCTCACGGATGAACGTCCGAAATGCATGGTCGAATTGCGTGGCAAGACACTGCTGGAGTGGCAACTTTTGGCGCTGCGCGGTGCAGGCATTAGCGAGATAGCCATCGTGACCGGCTACAAGCGCGAGGTGTTGGCAGACCAAGGGCTGATCGAGTTCCATAATCCTCGCTGGGCGCACACCAACATGGTCTCCTCATTGGCGTGTGCTGAAGCCTGGTTGCAGGATGCTCCGTGCATCGTGAGTTACTCCGACATCTTTTACAGTCCCGCAGCAGTCCAGTCGTTAATGACATGCAAGGCTTCCCTGGCCGTCACCTATGATCCGAACTGGCTGGCGCTCTGGACACAGCGCTTTGGTGATCCGTTACTGGATGCCGAAACGTTCCGCCTTGCCTCTACCGGCACCTTGACCGAAATCGGCAATAAACCGACATCAGTCGATGATGTTCAGGGTCAATACATGGGGCTTCTACGCTTCACGCCTGAGGGGTGGGCAGAGGTCGTCCGGCTTCGCCAGGCCTTGACCCCGGAACAAAGAGACAAGGTGCATATGACGAACACGCTTCAACACGTCATTGATGCGGGGCGGGTGCCGATACACGCCGTTGCATACACTGGAGAGTGGGGAGAGGTGGACTCTTCAGAGGATCTCTTTGTGTATCAATAA
- a CDS encoding YbjQ family protein, giving the protein MITTTTHAIEGRQITAYLDIVSAESVQGVNVIRDMFAGMRDFFGGRSQTLERALKEARIQATDEIKERARALQADAVVGLDFEISMPAGKGGMVVVFVTGTAVKLR; this is encoded by the coding sequence ATGATCACCACCACCACCCACGCCATCGAAGGCCGCCAAATCACTGCTTACCTCGACATCGTCAGCGCCGAGTCGGTGCAGGGTGTCAACGTTATCCGCGACATGTTCGCCGGGATGCGGGATTTTTTCGGAGGGCGCTCTCAAACATTGGAGCGTGCATTGAAGGAGGCGCGGATTCAGGCCACCGACGAGATCAAGGAACGGGCTCGGGCGCTGCAGGCCGACGCGGTGGTGGGGCTCGATTTCGAGATCAGCATGCCGGCCGGCAAGGGCGGCATGGTGGTGGTATTTGTGACCGGGACGGCCGTCAAACTGAGGTGA
- a CDS encoding glycine zipper domain-containing protein, with protein MRLTLSTLFLGLLVAQGAMAAGDGTAAVGGGIGGALGNVVGQQMGGSTGAAIGAGVGGAAGSAVGAPKGSRTEAAIGGGLGSAGGSVIGNSIGGKTGSTIGAGLGGAAGGALGNNLGTDSGGSHSGNGHKHKHKHKNKHH; from the coding sequence ATGCGTTTGACATTGTCCACATTGTTTCTGGGACTTTTGGTTGCTCAAGGTGCGATGGCTGCCGGTGATGGCACCGCTGCTGTTGGCGGTGGTATCGGCGGTGCATTGGGTAACGTGGTAGGTCAGCAAATGGGCGGCAGCACCGGTGCCGCGATTGGCGCAGGTGTAGGCGGCGCGGCGGGTAGCGCTGTTGGTGCACCTAAAGGCAGTCGCACTGAAGCAGCGATCGGTGGTGGTTTGGGCTCGGCGGGCGGCTCGGTGATTGGTAACAGCATTGGCGGCAAGACCGGTTCGACCATTGGCGCAGGCCTCGGCGGCGCAGCGGGTGGTGCGCTGGGCAACAACCTGGGTACTGACAGCGGCGGTTCCCATTCCGGCAACGGGCACAAACACAAGCATAAGCACAAGAATAAACACCACTGA
- a CDS encoding RHS repeat-associated core domain-containing protein, with the protein MFNPDKVLALNNAIGLLVVAAMNPEQPDVEALLGDFRLCLNDYEAWAESFWTGWALDVEQVFKVGNDVRLSTPRDSTAPVSSTIARCPASGPLTLVHMFDAARFVPIGDTPVMLEPIIEKSNGEMTFGEPVHHTIGPSGILEIPECWRGHRYRITFFPNVSTAHVQALHASYHSVIDELEGWLRNEWTSEFQPLWAGFSEAVFPERYGMLQRADWRGFEKSLHGLWDDVKQIYALIADLQANSEKLLEYLTEVELETLLNAPAEAIANVMLVLSDEPLMFIHLAAFTSWLRMLPPQYIAEVVAEIRTEILIAFLLVRLTGPTGLKLGISAKVLGKIKSERARQWLAAASLRLAELANRSDLTHHAGALKPLMVNARNVPLKPVPATPLHITTGESPIVRVNNPVALARDKSEAKTRLSRQEHRDDAPAPAQNPNGDNVDSADRTTTNGCPVSMVTGEELLTLIDGSLDGRLPFEFIRVYRTSAVGIDCGLGFGWSHALAHRLEIDGEQVSWIDHENRRTTFPLPKVERPNIHNSLSRAAIFLGDEPEELILAMAGEATRFYHFRTGRLTAISDAYGNRLTVQRDNADRIMRLDNGAGRSLRLRYDRRHLAAVEYQRFHPADTLEDTWRTEQTLVTYRYDACHRLIEATNAAGESERYDYDDQHVILQRQLAGGASFFWEWERSGKSARCVRHWASFSQMDTRYAWDDNGGVQVKNVDGSEAFYQHDDRARLVRRVEPDGAEHLNVYDSQGRLIAEKNPLGAITRYRYDDVGRLIALIPPEGEPTSYEYRNGFLHARYRGNAVWKYQRNAQGEVIEATDPEGHVTHYHHDEKGLLLSIRFPDNSRHVFVRNALGQLIEETLPGGGQRRFSYDALGRQVTRQDEHGAVTRYSWDAVGRLIQTTLPTGASRTFSYNAYGKVTAERDELGRTTRFEYADDLHLVSRRINPDGTQLLYRYDNARLLLTEIENESGGKYLLDYTLNGLIRQETGFDGQRTAYAYDLNGQLLKKTEFGDDGSQWVTGYQRDSTGRLLVKTLPDGVNVEYRYDSLGRLVSVDDGHDHPLEFEYDKQGRLVTEHQGWGTLRYGYDACGQLNHLCLPDNSKLDYHHAKGGALTAIDLNGARLTAHTFFAGREQNRQQGLLLSDYQYDNQGRLNAHAVRQNLQPLYRRDYAYSANGNLDHIADTRHGQRSYLYDSLDRLIRVRHSRDHQPENFAHDPTGNLLMQDRPGPAMVKGNRLLMQGDRHYDYDAFGNLIRECRGTAQKLVTEYRYDCQHRLIGITLPNGSQAIYRYDAFGRRISKNVDGNTTEFFWQGDNLVAESSREHYRSYVYEPGSFRPLAMLDGKGPRNACPFYYQLDHLGTPQELTDYSGEIVWSAQYTAYGRLTRLNRDTHQILDQPLRFQGQYFDPETGLHYNRHRYYQPDVGRYLTPDPVGLAGGLNGYRYVLSPTGWVDPLGLSDCPGMGGCGSVEGVEDPAGKVKRDAGEPATPTPTPKTNKRYLYRGDARESSEIFETGFEPLGDSIDLYLHARDNRSPPSFFVSTTTSEKEAIKFATGYGFEDGFVYVIKNIKGIDVNKKLGLLSPHKGEAEIAMPGGVDSKYILGVTPVHADGTYKGYSTPNPNRKLP; encoded by the coding sequence ATGTTCAACCCTGACAAGGTCCTGGCCTTGAACAACGCCATCGGCCTGTTGGTAGTGGCAGCCATGAACCCCGAGCAACCGGACGTTGAAGCACTGCTCGGCGATTTTCGCCTGTGCCTCAACGACTACGAGGCCTGGGCGGAAAGCTTCTGGACAGGATGGGCGCTGGATGTCGAGCAAGTGTTCAAGGTCGGCAACGACGTTCGTTTGAGCACACCGAGGGATTCCACCGCCCCCGTCAGTTCGACGATCGCCAGATGCCCGGCCAGCGGCCCGTTGACCCTCGTGCATATGTTCGACGCGGCTCGCTTTGTGCCCATTGGTGATACGCCGGTGATGCTCGAACCGATCATTGAAAAGAGCAACGGCGAGATGACCTTTGGCGAACCGGTGCATCACACCATCGGCCCCAGCGGCATCCTCGAAATCCCTGAGTGTTGGCGCGGTCATCGTTACCGCATCACATTCTTTCCCAATGTTTCCACCGCTCATGTCCAGGCGCTTCATGCCTCCTATCACAGCGTGATCGATGAGCTTGAAGGCTGGTTGCGCAACGAGTGGACGAGTGAATTCCAGCCTTTATGGGCGGGGTTTTCCGAGGCCGTTTTCCCTGAACGCTACGGCATGCTGCAACGGGCCGACTGGCGCGGATTCGAGAAGTCGCTGCACGGTTTGTGGGATGACGTAAAGCAGATCTACGCCCTGATCGCGGACCTGCAGGCCAATAGTGAAAAGCTTCTTGAATACCTGACCGAGGTTGAACTCGAGACTCTGCTGAACGCTCCGGCCGAAGCCATCGCCAATGTGATGCTGGTGTTGAGTGATGAGCCGTTGATGTTCATTCATCTCGCGGCTTTCACCAGTTGGCTACGGATGTTGCCGCCGCAGTACATCGCCGAAGTGGTCGCGGAAATTCGTACAGAAATACTCATCGCTTTCCTGCTGGTGCGCCTCACAGGTCCTACAGGCCTGAAACTCGGCATCAGCGCCAAGGTGCTGGGCAAGATCAAGTCCGAGCGAGCCCGACAATGGCTGGCTGCCGCGAGTTTGCGCCTGGCTGAGCTTGCGAACAGATCGGATCTGACCCACCACGCCGGCGCCCTCAAACCGCTGATGGTCAACGCGCGGAACGTGCCGCTCAAACCCGTGCCGGCGACTCCGTTGCACATCACCACCGGTGAATCACCGATTGTGCGGGTGAACAACCCGGTCGCCCTTGCCCGTGACAAGTCCGAAGCCAAGACCCGCCTGAGCCGCCAGGAACACCGCGACGACGCCCCTGCTCCCGCGCAAAACCCAAACGGCGACAACGTCGATTCAGCGGATAGAACCACAACCAACGGCTGCCCGGTATCGATGGTCACCGGCGAAGAACTGCTGACCCTGATCGATGGTTCGCTGGATGGGCGGTTGCCGTTCGAGTTCATCCGCGTGTATCGCACCAGTGCTGTCGGAATCGACTGTGGGCTCGGATTTGGCTGGAGTCATGCCCTTGCACATCGGCTGGAAATCGACGGTGAACAGGTTAGCTGGATCGACCACGAAAACCGTCGTACGACCTTCCCTTTGCCCAAGGTTGAACGTCCGAACATTCATAACAGCCTGTCGCGGGCGGCGATTTTCCTGGGGGATGAGCCGGAGGAACTGATCCTCGCAATGGCAGGCGAAGCGACGCGTTTCTACCACTTCCGTACAGGTCGACTGACAGCAATCAGCGATGCCTATGGCAACCGTCTGACAGTGCAACGGGACAACGCCGACAGAATCATGCGCCTCGACAACGGTGCCGGACGCTCGCTGCGATTGCGCTACGACCGCCGACACCTCGCCGCCGTCGAGTATCAGCGCTTTCATCCCGCCGACACCCTGGAAGATACCTGGCGCACTGAACAGACATTGGTGACCTACCGCTACGACGCCTGTCATCGCTTGATCGAAGCGACCAACGCCGCCGGCGAAAGCGAACGCTACGACTATGACGACCAGCACGTCATCCTGCAGCGGCAATTGGCTGGTGGCGCGAGCTTCTTCTGGGAGTGGGAAAGGTCCGGCAAGTCTGCGCGATGCGTCCGACATTGGGCGTCGTTTTCGCAGATGGACACGCGCTATGCCTGGGATGACAACGGCGGCGTGCAGGTTAAAAACGTTGATGGCAGCGAAGCGTTTTACCAGCACGACGACCGGGCACGCCTGGTGCGGAGAGTCGAACCCGACGGGGCGGAACACCTCAATGTCTATGACAGCCAGGGGCGGCTGATTGCCGAAAAGAATCCGCTCGGGGCAATTACCCGCTACCGCTATGACGATGTCGGACGGCTGATTGCCCTGATTCCACCCGAAGGTGAGCCAACGTCCTACGAATACCGCAATGGTTTCCTGCATGCGCGGTATCGCGGCAACGCCGTGTGGAAGTATCAGCGCAATGCTCAGGGTGAGGTCATCGAGGCGACCGACCCCGAGGGGCATGTCACCCACTACCACCACGACGAAAAAGGCCTGCTGCTGTCGATCCGCTTTCCGGACAACAGTCGGCATGTGTTCGTCCGGAATGCCTTGGGTCAACTGATCGAAGAGACCTTGCCGGGTGGCGGTCAACGGCGCTTTTCCTACGATGCGTTGGGCCGGCAGGTTACCCGCCAGGACGAACACGGTGCCGTCACTCGCTACTCATGGGATGCCGTAGGACGACTGATTCAGACGACGCTTCCTACAGGTGCCAGTCGCACCTTCAGCTACAACGCCTACGGCAAGGTCACCGCCGAACGGGATGAACTGGGGCGCACCACGCGCTTTGAATATGCCGATGATCTGCATCTGGTCAGCCGCCGGATCAATCCCGATGGCACACAACTGCTTTATCGGTACGACAACGCACGGTTGTTACTGACCGAAATCGAGAATGAGTCCGGCGGTAAATATCTGCTGGACTACACGCTCAATGGATTGATCCGACAGGAAACCGGATTCGATGGCCAACGCACCGCGTATGCCTACGACCTCAATGGACAGTTGCTGAAAAAAACCGAGTTCGGCGACGACGGCTCGCAATGGGTCACGGGCTATCAACGTGATTCGACGGGACGGCTGCTGGTCAAGACGCTGCCCGACGGTGTCAATGTCGAATATCGCTACGACAGCCTTGGCCGGCTGGTCAGCGTCGATGACGGTCACGATCACCCGCTGGAGTTCGAATACGACAAACAGGGTCGGCTAGTCACCGAACACCAAGGCTGGGGCACGCTGCGATATGGCTACGATGCCTGTGGCCAGCTCAACCACTTGTGCCTGCCCGACAACAGCAAACTCGATTACCACCATGCCAAGGGTGGCGCGCTGACGGCCATTGACCTCAATGGCGCCCGACTGACCGCTCACACCTTTTTCGCCGGCCGCGAACAGAACCGTCAACAGGGCCTGCTGCTCAGCGATTATCAGTATGACAATCAAGGTCGACTGAACGCCCACGCTGTCCGGCAAAACCTGCAACCGCTGTATCGCCGCGACTATGCCTACAGCGCCAACGGCAACCTCGACCACATTGCCGACACGCGGCACGGTCAGCGCAGCTACCTCTACGATTCGCTCGATCGCCTGATCCGCGTCCGCCACTCCCGAGATCACCAACCGGAAAACTTCGCCCACGACCCGACCGGCAACCTGCTGATGCAGGACCGCCCCGGTCCGGCCATGGTCAAAGGCAATCGCCTGCTGATGCAAGGTGACCGCCACTACGATTACGACGCCTTCGGCAACCTGATCCGCGAATGCCGCGGCACTGCACAAAAACTGGTCACCGAGTACCGTTACGACTGCCAGCATCGCCTGATTGGCATCACCCTGCCCAACGGCAGCCAGGCGATCTACCGCTACGATGCCTTCGGCCGTCGCATCAGCAAAAACGTCGACGGCAACACCACCGAGTTTTTTTGGCAGGGCGACAACCTCGTCGCCGAAAGCAGTCGCGAGCACTACCGCAGCTACGTCTACGAACCCGGCAGCTTTCGCCCGTTGGCCATGCTCGACGGCAAAGGCCCGCGCAACGCCTGCCCGTTTTACTACCAACTCGACCACCTCGGCACACCGCAAGAACTCACCGATTACAGCGGCGAAATCGTCTGGTCCGCCCAATACACCGCCTACGGCCGCCTCACCCGCCTCAACCGGGACACCCACCAGATCCTCGACCAGCCGCTGCGGTTTCAGGGACAGTACTTCGACCCGGAAACAGGCTTGCACTACAACCGGCATCGGTATTACCAGCCGGATGTGGGACGGTATCTGACGCCGGACCCGGTCGGATTGGCCGGTGGCCTGAACGGGTATCGGTACGTGTTGAGCCCCACGGGGTGGGTTGATCCGTTGGGGTTGAGTGATTGTCCGGGGATGGGTGGGTGCGGGTCGGTTGAGGGGGTTGAGGATCCGGCGGGGAAAGTGAAACGTGATGCAGGAGAGCCTGCCACCCCAACCCCAACCCCAAAAACTAATAAACGTTACTTGTACCGAGGAGACGCGAGGGAATCCTCGGAAATTTTTGAGACTGGATTTGAGCCTTTGGGAGACAGTATTGATCTTTACTTGCACGCACGCGACAACCGAAGCCCTCCCAGTTTTTTTGTCAGCACCACTACCTCTGAAAAGGAGGCTATAAAATTCGCCACTGGTTACGGATTTGAAGACGGTTTTGTGTACGTAATAAAAAACATCAAAGGGATAGATGTGAACAAAAAGCTAGGTTTACTCTCGCCTCATAAAGGTGAGGCTGAAATTGCCATGCCAGGTGGAGTCGATAGCAAATACATCCTCGGCGTTACCCCCGTGCACGCCGATGGTACCTACAAAGGTTACTCAACTCCCAACCCAAACAGAAAGCTGCCATGA